Below is a window of Undibacterium sp. YM2 DNA.
CGCGATACAGGTCAAGGACTTTGACACTGCAGAGCAACACCTGGCAACGCTGATGCAGCAGCAGCCATCCAATCCGCGCTTTATTTCCCTGGCCGGTAACCTCGCACGTGCACGCGGTAATACCGGTAAAGCCCTGGAGTATTTCAGGCAGGCCCTGGCATTGGAACAGTCACAAAGACCAGGCATCGATATGGGGGCAAATGGCATACGCCTGGTCGCACAGGCGCAGTCAGCGAATGTCAGCGAATTCAGTGTCAATCCTTTTGCTGACCGCAGCGGCAGAACCCAGCTTGCAGCCGCATCCTATGCAGCACCTGCACCTGCCCATGCACCACAGCAGCTAGTTGCACCTAATCCCAGGAGCGCGATTTTTGCCCCGGTAGGTGTGCCTTTGCAGGCTGCGCAGCCTCAATATGCACAGGCACCTCAGCCTGTGCAAGCAGCGCCGCAATATGTGATCCCACAATTGCCAGCCTCTACCATGGCCGCTGCACAAAGCCGTGCCGCCTATCCGGTAATGGCCGCTACTGCTCCGGCACCCATGCCCAGTATCCCGCAGTTGCCCGCTACTGCCTTGAATAACAGGGCGCCAGCACCAGTATCGGTACCTGCGCCTCAACAGGCTTATGCTGGCAATGTTATTCCAGCGACAGTGCAGGGTGGCTCCAGCGGTAATGTCAGCACGACGACAGGTGCAGCAACGGTATATCAGATTCCACCAGCTAATCTGACACGCAGCCCATTATCACAAGCGCCACAATCAACACAGGCCTCACAAGCTGCATCGGTGCAAACGAATCCACTGCAAAACCAGGCCGCGCCAAAAAACAGTGATGCAAGCGGCAGTGCTGCTAATGTACCGGCACTGGTGACACCTTATGTGCCACCCAAAGCCAGTTATTCTGCCGCGCCCGTGCCTGTGCCGCAACAATACGCAGCGGCTGGCAACAATGCTTATGCTGCTGTTCCAGCTAACCTGGCCCAGACAGGCAAAGCGCGGCCAGCAAAGGCCGCGAACGTAAGCGCAGAAGAAGCGGCGTTGCTGAAAGAAATAGACGCCATCAACGAACTCAAACGCACAGAAGTCTCGGTCGAAGTCGCGGCCAGAGCGCGCAGTGGAGAAAAAGGCCTGTCAGCGTTGACCGATATAGAAATCCCGATCGAAGCCCGCATCAATACCCTCGGCCTCGGCCAGTTTGGTCTCAAGATTATTCCTGTGGTGGCCGACGCCGGTACCCTGTATCTGAACGACCCTGCTGTTTCAGGCCAGTTTGGCCGCAATGCCATCGTGGTAGAACGTGCCAGATACGCCAAAATCCCGTTCACCACCATCGCCCGCCAGCAAGGCCTGTCCAACGTCGCCACACTCGATGAAGAAGCCAAAGGCGTCGCCCTCAACCTCAGCTACGAAATAGCCGGTGTCAGAGCCGACATAGGCTCCAGCCCCATAGGCTTCCCCGTACAAAATGTAGTCGGTGGCCTGCGCTGGAGTGGCAGTGATGATGGTGCCAGCTTAGGCATAGAAATCGCCAGACGCTCCGTGACAGACAGCTACCTCTCCTATGCCGGAGCCAAAGACAGCCTCTACGGACTCACCTGGGGTGGCATTACCCGCACCGGCGTCAAGATCGACACCTCCTATGACGGTGAAGATGGCGGCGTCTATGCCAGCCTCGGCTACTACGGCCTCACAGGTAAAAACGTCGCCAAGAACACCGAAGCAGAAGTTGGTGTCGGCGCCTACTGGCGCGCCTACAAAACCAATGACTTCAGCTTCACCACTGGTTTAGGGCTCACCTCCTTCTTCTACCAGAAAAACCTGCGCTACTTCACCTACGGACATGGCGGCTACTTCAGCCCCAAATCCTATGTCGCGCTCGGTATTCCGCTAGAGATAGCAGGCCGCAAAGGCAAGTTCTCCTACCAGCTCGCCACCTCACTCGGTGTCCAGCACTTCCGTGAACTGTCAGCCTTGTATTACCCGAACTCAGCAGCAGACCAGGCAGAGCTGGAACAATTTGCAGCAGCCAACCCCACCATCAACATCCAGACCAGCTACCCTGGCCAGACCAGGACAGCGTTTGCGTTTAAAGTGGGTGGAGCAGCAGAATACCAGCTGACCCCACATTTATTCCTTGGTGGCAAGATCAGTGCAGACAACTCGGGAGATTTCAACGACACCTCGGCAGCCCTGTACCTGCGCTACAGCTTTGAGCCGCGCAAGGCCCCGGTGACGTTCCCGCCTGTCGCTCCCAAGGCGTATTACCAAGGCAATTAAGTATTTTTTGAAAGCAAGAGATCATGAAAGTCGTGGCACATCATATTCAATCGCTCCTTGCAGGCTTGTTGGCATTGGGCCTTGTTGCGAGCGTATATGCGCAAGACCCAAATGCAGAAGGCCGCAATTTCCTTGCTGAAGGAAATAATAGCGCTGCCAGTAAAAAATTTGCAGAAGCCGCCAAGATCAACCCCTTTGATGCGTCGGCTCTCAATAACCAGGCCGTTGCTCTGGCTGCTCAAGGCGATAATGAAAAAGCGCTTAATCTGCTGGAAAGGGCAAACCGTCTTGCCCCCAACCGTGCTGATATCGCAGCCAACCTCAATGAATTACGGAACTGGATGAACCGCAATACGCCACAAGTGGCCGCCGTGCAGAGAAAGGCTCCGGTACCTGGTGCTTACCCAAATCAGGGTGATATTCCACCAGAGCCGCCACCCCTGTGGAAAAAATGAATAAGCTTATTTCCGCAACATTCTTGCAAATTGCTGAATTCTGAGGCACTATAGTTTTGAAATATCCGCTTAGGCGGATAAAATCATGTAAAAACAATAATTAAGTTGAATACATACGCAAATATTGATATGAAACACATTGCTTTCTTTTTCTTCTTTTATTTTAGCTATTCCAAGCCAAGGGCGGTGGAAAGACGGTAAGCACTCGAAGAAAAAGAGCCAAACCAAAATTCTAAAAAACCGCCCGATCAGGCGGTTTTTTTTTGCCCTTGCATTTATTACCCATAATTTGCATTCAGGCCAGGAAAAAGATTGAACCGTATTTTTTGACTACATTGACACATATTATTTTTTAAGAATTTTTAGGAGAAAACATGCAACGCACCGATGATTTACGCATACGCGAAATGAAGGAACTGGTTCCACCCTCACATTTGATACGTGAGTTTGCCTGTTCCGAAAAAGCGTCGGAAACCGCAGCCAATGCCCGTACCGCCCTGCATCGCATTCTGCACGGTCAGGATGACAGATTGATGGTCGTGATCGGCCCATGCTCCATACACGACACCAAAGCCGCAATGGAATATGCACAGCGCCTGGCAGAAGAACGCCCACGCTTTGCCGGCGAGCTGGAAATCATCATGCGCGTCTATTTTGAAAAACCACGCACTACCGTAGGCTGGAAAGGACTTATCAATGACCCTTACCTCGATAACAGCTTCCGCATCAATGATGGTTTGCGCATAGCCCGTGAACTGCTACTGAACATCAACGAACTCGGCCTGCCTGCAGGTACTGAATACCTCGACGTCATCAGCCCGCAATACATTGCAGACCTGATCAGCTGGGGTGCGATCGGTGCCCGCACGACTGAATCACAAGTTCACAGGGAACTGGCATCCGGCTTGTCCTGTCCGGTAGGTTTCAAGAATGGTACAGACGGTAATGTCAAAATCGCGGTCGATGCGATCAAAGCTTCTTCCCAGCCTCATCATTTTTTATCGGTGACCAAGGGCGGCCATTCGGCCATCGTATCGACCAATGGCAATGAAGATTGCCACATCATCCTGCGCGGTGGCAAAGCACCTAACTACGATGCTGCCAGTGTCGATGCTGCCTGCAAGGACATCGCCAATGCGGGCCTGGCATCCCGTTTGATGATAGATGCATCGCATGCCAACAGCTCAAAGAATCCTGCTAACCAGATACCAGTCTGTGCAGATATCGGCAAACAAATTGCAGATGGCGACACCCGCATTGTCGGTGTCATGATCGAATCCCATCTGGTTGCTGGTCGCCAGGATCTGGTGCCCGGTAAGGAACTTGTCTATGGTCAGTCAGTGACGGATGGCTGCATAGATTGGGAATCCAGCATCAAGGTGCTGGAAGGTTTGGCAGAATCTGTCAAGCAAAGGCGGTTGAAGCAGGCTTATTGAAGTAGTTAGTTTTCCCTGAGCATAACCAGAAACTCATGGCGGCATCAGTAAGCTGTCATGAGTATGGATTTGCTGAACTTTGCTATTGAATCGATGCAAACTTTGCCCACAAAATTGATCGTCTCGGCAAAAATGCCGGGTCATCTGGATCATGAACAAAGATTGATGGCCGATTATGCAGCCAGTCTTGGCATAACTGTAGAGACTGCATCGGAAAAAATGATGGAACGTGGCAAAGTGCCACTTTCGCGCGACATGCTGGTGATGGGAACCGTGCCGTTTGTGCATCATGCCCTGCGTTTGCTCGGAGCGCAGTTGCCTCAGCATACGCCATACCCTGAAGTATTGAAACCATGGCTTTACCGAAAAGTATGGCAAGAAAAGAGCTTGCGACGTGTGCTGGATCGCTTGCAGAATGGTGGCCCACGTTTGTTCATCAAACCAGTTTCAGGCTGGAAGCGATTTACTGGTTTCGTTCCTGATTTCGCGGATGATTACCGGTTCAATGGAGTTTCGAAAAGCATGCCAGTCTGGGTTTCAGAACCAGTTACTTTTGTGAGTGAATGGCGGGTGTATGTTTTGCATGGGGAAATTCAGGATATTAAACTCTGTGATCACGGCGGCGATGCACAGGTGACGCCAGACTTGAATGAGATAGAGAAGGCACTACAAGCGCTACTGGATGCGCATATTGCACCAAGTGGTTTTGCAATTGATTTTGGTGTTACTGCACAAGGTCACACCGCCCTCATAGAAATGAATGACGGTTTTTCATTTGGTGCTTATGATGGACTTTCTGCGAAAATATACTGGGATATCACCTGGGCAAGATGGCAGGATATTTTCCCCTTAGGGACGTGCAAATAGCGCGCACAAGATTTATCTGGTGAGACGCAAGTGAGCCCTATGGCAATCAATTATGCATAGGACTCGGTTAAACTCAATACCGCTTGGTCAACGTCATCTGATCGCCTTCACGTCGCATGTCCATGCGGTTCAGGAAAGACATGCCCAGCAAGGGTGTGGTCAGGCCCTGCTCCAAGATGGACGCATCCACCTGATATAACTCCACGTCACCTATTTTGATTTTATCAAGTTTGACATGGTAGGTCTTTACGACACCGCCAGCAGTATCTGCACTGTTAGGTGTGCCTTGCTTGTAATTGATGCCCAGCCTGGTTGCCTCTGTTGCAGGAAGGGCGATGAGGCTGGCCCCGGTATCAACCAGCATACTGATGCTGATGCCGTTGATCATGGCAGGTGCCGTGAAATGGCCGCGATCATCTGCACGCAATACGACGCTGCTGCCACTGCTAGGCGCAGAGCGGTGCACGGTTCGTCCCATGACCAGCACTTGGCGTTTGCCGTTAATGAGCACCGTGGCTGATTCACGGTCAGCATCAACGAGCTTGGCGTCGCTGCTGATATTACTGCCCACGGTATAGGTTTTTGGTGATGCACCATCAACCACCAGGATCGCCTTGCCCGGAAATAAACCGACCACACCTATGTCGGTGGCATGGGCCAGTGCAGTGCCTGTCACCAGGCAGACTGCAATCAGGAGTTTCAGTATTTTTACAGGCAGGCGCATGTTGATCAATCGCGGAAGTTATTGAATTCCAAAGGCAGGTCTTTGATTTCCTTGCGCAGCATTGCCATGGCTGCTTGCAGGTCATCACGCTTGGCACCTGTCACACGCACAGCGTCACCCTGTATGCTGCCTTGCACTTTCAGTTTGCTCTCTTTGATCGCCTTGACGATTTTTTTGGCATCTTCGGTTTCTATGCCGTTTTTCACCTTGATGCCTTGCTTGACTTTATCACCGCCGATTTTTTCTATCTTGCCCATGTCGAGGAAGCGCACATCCACATTGCGCTTGGCCAGCGTCATGGTCAATTCTGTACGAACCTGGTCGAGATGGAATTCAGAATCGCCATAAATAGTCAGTTCACGGTCTTTTTGTTCAACTTTGGCGCTGCTGCCTTTGAGGTCGAAGCGGTTGGTGACTACCTTATTGGTCTGGTCTATGGCATTCTTGACATCAACCATATTGGCTTCAGAAACGGTATCGAAAGAGGGCATCTTGCTTCCTTGCTTAAAATAATGAATTAAGCGCCATTTTAGCAAATGCAGGCAGGCATGAGAGAGCAAAGGCTATAATTTGGGTCTTATGACAAATTTACTCACATTTTTAGCAGATTATTCTCTGCAAAACCTCAATACCTTTGGTATCGCCGCCCACGCCAGCCAGTTTTTGCGCATACAGCAGTTGGCGCAATTGCAAGCCATTTTTGCGGATGGCCAGTTAAAAACCTTACCTCGCCTGATACTGGGAGGGGGCAGCAATCTTGTCTTGTCTGATCACGTTGATGCACTGGTCTTGCAGATGTGCATGAAGGGCAGGGAGATTCTGTCTGAAGACGACAACTATGTGTATGTGCAGGCTGCCGCAGGCGAGAACTGGCATGAATTTGTGCTGTGGACACTGGAACAAGGTTTGGGCGGGCTGGAAAACCTGTCCCTGATACCAGGCACCGTGGGTGCGGCACCCATACAGAATATAGGTGCTTATGGTATCGAAATCCAGGAGGTCTTCAGCAGTCTGAGCGCCTTTGATTTTGTCACTGGCCAGTTGGTGGAAATCGACAGGGCTGCATGCCGCTTTGCCTATCGCGACAGTATTTTCAAGCAGGAATATAAAGACCGCATGGTCATACTCAGTGTGCGCTTTGCCTTGCCCAAGCGCTGGCAGGCAAGGTTGGGTTATGCCGATGTCTCGCAGTATTTAAGCCAGCACCGGATTGCCAATCCCGGCGCCAGAGATATCAGTGAGGCTGTCATTGCCATACGTCAGGCAAAATTACCAGATCCAGCCAGTATAGGCAATGCGGGTAGTTTTTTCAAAAACCCGAT
It encodes the following:
- a CDS encoding tetratricopeptide repeat protein, which produces MKVVAHHIQSLLAGLLALGLVASVYAQDPNAEGRNFLAEGNNSAASKKFAEAAKINPFDASALNNQAVALAAQGDNEKALNLLERANRLAPNRADIAANLNELRNWMNRNTPQVAAVQRKAPVPGAYPNQGDIPPEPPPLWKK
- the aroG gene encoding 3-deoxy-7-phosphoheptulonate synthase AroG, producing MQRTDDLRIREMKELVPPSHLIREFACSEKASETAANARTALHRILHGQDDRLMVVIGPCSIHDTKAAMEYAQRLAEERPRFAGELEIIMRVYFEKPRTTVGWKGLINDPYLDNSFRINDGLRIARELLLNINELGLPAGTEYLDVISPQYIADLISWGAIGARTTESQVHRELASGLSCPVGFKNGTDGNVKIAVDAIKASSQPHHFLSVTKGGHSAIVSTNGNEDCHIILRGGKAPNYDAASVDAACKDIANAGLASRLMIDASHANSSKNPANQIPVCADIGKQIADGDTRIVGVMIESHLVAGRQDLVPGKELVYGQSVTDGCIDWESSIKVLEGLAESVKQRRLKQAY
- a CDS encoding ATP-grasp domain-containing protein; this encodes MSMDLLNFAIESMQTLPTKLIVSAKMPGHLDHEQRLMADYAASLGITVETASEKMMERGKVPLSRDMLVMGTVPFVHHALRLLGAQLPQHTPYPEVLKPWLYRKVWQEKSLRRVLDRLQNGGPRLFIKPVSGWKRFTGFVPDFADDYRFNGVSKSMPVWVSEPVTFVSEWRVYVLHGEIQDIKLCDHGGDAQVTPDLNEIEKALQALLDAHIAPSGFAIDFGVTAQGHTALIEMNDGFSFGAYDGLSAKIYWDITWARWQDIFPLGTCK
- a CDS encoding TIGR02281 family clan AA aspartic protease, which gives rise to MRLPVKILKLLIAVCLVTGTALAHATDIGVVGLFPGKAILVVDGASPKTYTVGSNISSDAKLVDADRESATVLINGKRQVLVMGRTVHRSAPSSGSSVVLRADDRGHFTAPAMINGISISMLVDTGASLIALPATEATRLGINYKQGTPNSADTAGGVVKTYHVKLDKIKIGDVELYQVDASILEQGLTTPLLGMSFLNRMDMRREGDQMTLTKRY
- a CDS encoding YajQ family cyclic di-GMP-binding protein; this translates as MPSFDTVSEANMVDVKNAIDQTNKVVTNRFDLKGSSAKVEQKDRELTIYGDSEFHLDQVRTELTMTLAKRNVDVRFLDMGKIEKIGGDKVKQGIKVKNGIETEDAKKIVKAIKESKLKVQGSIQGDAVRVTGAKRDDLQAAMAMLRKEIKDLPLEFNNFRD
- the murB gene encoding UDP-N-acetylmuramate dehydrogenase is translated as MTNLLTFLADYSLQNLNTFGIAAHASQFLRIQQLAQLQAIFADGQLKTLPRLILGGGSNLVLSDHVDALVLQMCMKGREILSEDDNYVYVQAAAGENWHEFVLWTLEQGLGGLENLSLIPGTVGAAPIQNIGAYGIEIQEVFSSLSAFDFVTGQLVEIDRAACRFAYRDSIFKQEYKDRMVILSVRFALPKRWQARLGYADVSQYLSQHRIANPGARDISEAVIAIRQAKLPDPASIGNAGSFFKNPIVSASLRDSLLAVYPGLVSYQQDSGDYKLAAGWLIDQCGWKGRQLGKAGVYEKQALVLVNHGGASGAEVRALAQAIQADVMGKFGVLLEVEPVFF